The proteins below come from a single Synechococcus sp. MW101C3 genomic window:
- a CDS encoding TspO/MBR family protein — MADRGGFKWWHAVTILAVANATSALPAGLGGDFAFYNAFRQPVVAPPDWAFAPAWLVLNVTSLVALSRIANATDRSTKRTVFLWSEGVGWVLFSAFTTVYFLLHSPVLGAADTVAGLLTGLVSLVCAWRIDRLSTSFIALRVLWLLLATYVSLFVALSNPDPFFGTASLL; from the coding sequence ATGGCTGATCGCGGTGGATTCAAGTGGTGGCACGCAGTCACCATCCTTGCGGTTGCAAACGCAACCAGTGCTCTACCCGCAGGCCTTGGAGGGGACTTCGCGTTTTACAACGCGTTTCGACAGCCGGTTGTGGCACCTCCCGACTGGGCCTTCGCCCCGGCCTGGTTGGTTCTCAATGTGACATCCCTGGTGGCCTTGTCACGTATCGCCAATGCGACGGATCGCTCCACTAAGCGGACGGTGTTCCTGTGGTCGGAGGGTGTGGGCTGGGTGCTGTTTTCAGCCTTCACCACCGTCTACTTCCTGCTCCATAGCCCTGTGCTTGGAGCCGCAGATACCGTCGCCGGACTCCTGACCGGTCTGGTCAGCCTGGTGTGCGCGTGGAGGATTGACCGGCTATCGACCAGCTTCATTGCTCTCAGAGTGTTGTGGCTGCTGCTGGCCACCTATGTGTCCCTGTTTGTGGCCCTCTCGAACCCGGACCCGTTCTTCGGCACTGCATCGCTGCTGTAA
- a CDS encoding AbrB family transcriptional regulator translates to MPLTGSDLLAIVKALPDASKSDLVRAAGYVSTRTDGSERLNYTAFYEALLEAKGVSLESGGGKSKGPGGRSLSYVTKVQFNGNLLVGKAYTAILDLKPGDEFEIKLGRKQIRLIPMGGVEEED, encoded by the coding sequence ATGCCCCTTACCGGATCGGATTTGCTAGCCATCGTGAAAGCCCTGCCTGATGCTTCGAAGTCTGATCTGGTGCGAGCCGCTGGCTATGTCAGCACCAGAACGGATGGCAGCGAGCGGCTGAACTACACCGCCTTCTATGAGGCACTGCTGGAAGCGAAGGGCGTCAGCTTGGAAAGTGGGGGCGGGAAAAGCAAAGGGCCCGGTGGCCGCAGCTTGAGCTACGTGACCAAGGTGCAGTTCAATGGCAACCTGCTGGTGGGTAAGGCCTACACCGCCATACTTGATCTCAAGCCAGGCGACGAATTCGAGATCAAGCTGGGTCGTAAGCAGATCCGGCTGATTCCGATGGGCGGAGTGGAAGAGGAAGACTGA
- a CDS encoding amidohydrolase family protein, with protein MRTPIPFALALLLLGSGCSTSSATKPATSTAAPSPPPLSQATPPAAGVTLFENVRVFDGQAAQLSPPSNVLVVGRTIQSITTTPITPHAGQPVTRIEGAGRVLMPGLIDNHVHVLMSASSQADLLDPKVEPKLLQERATAEAGRMLMRGFTSVRDLGGPMLVDRPAIDRGSLPGPRIYPSGAMISQTSGHGDSRLPHERSRRFFGEVSRGEKLGANFIADGRDEVLTATREDLRAGASQIKVMAGGGAASAYDPLDVTQYTLDEMKAAVEAASDWGTYVTVHAYTPKAVRRAVESGVKCVEHGQLLDQATMQLLAQKGVWLSLQALDEAPPTAPENVRQKKHTVVSGTDNAFRWAKQYGVKLAWGTDFLFMPAQNVKQNSDILKLKQWMTPPEILKLVTHDNAKLLALSGPRNPYPGALGVVKSGALADLLLVDGNPLENLDLIGDPQKRFLVIMKDGRIYKNSLAAAAAG; from the coding sequence ATGCGCACCCCTATTCCCTTCGCTCTCGCTCTGCTGCTGCTGGGGAGCGGGTGCAGCACCTCATCGGCCACCAAGCCGGCGACAAGCACGGCAGCACCCTCTCCGCCCCCGCTGAGCCAGGCCACCCCCCCTGCTGCTGGGGTCACCCTGTTCGAGAACGTGCGGGTGTTCGACGGCCAGGCGGCCCAGCTCTCACCGCCCAGCAACGTGCTGGTGGTGGGCCGGACGATCCAAAGCATCACCACCACCCCGATCACACCACATGCGGGGCAGCCGGTGACCCGGATCGAGGGAGCGGGTCGGGTGCTGATGCCAGGCCTGATCGACAACCACGTCCATGTGCTGATGAGCGCCAGCAGCCAGGCTGATCTGCTCGATCCCAAGGTGGAGCCGAAGCTGCTGCAGGAGCGGGCCACCGCCGAGGCGGGCCGGATGCTGATGCGGGGCTTCACCAGCGTGCGTGACCTGGGCGGCCCGATGCTGGTGGACAGGCCCGCCATCGACCGGGGCAGCCTGCCCGGTCCTCGCATCTATCCGAGCGGGGCGATGATCTCCCAGACCTCCGGGCACGGCGATTCACGGCTTCCGCATGAGCGTTCACGCCGGTTCTTCGGGGAGGTGTCGCGGGGCGAGAAGCTGGGGGCTAACTTCATCGCCGACGGCCGCGACGAGGTGCTCACCGCCACCCGCGAGGACCTGCGGGCCGGGGCCAGCCAGATCAAGGTGATGGCTGGTGGGGGAGCAGCCTCGGCCTATGACCCGCTCGATGTCACGCAGTACACCCTCGATGAGATGAAAGCCGCCGTGGAGGCGGCCTCCGACTGGGGCACCTACGTGACGGTGCATGCCTACACCCCGAAGGCGGTGCGGCGAGCTGTCGAGTCCGGGGTGAAGTGTGTCGAGCACGGCCAGCTGCTCGATCAGGCCACGATGCAGCTGCTGGCACAGAAGGGAGTCTGGCTGAGTCTGCAGGCCCTCGATGAGGCCCCCCCGACGGCGCCGGAGAACGTGCGGCAGAAGAAGCACACCGTGGTGTCGGGAACCGACAACGCCTTTCGCTGGGCGAAGCAGTACGGGGTCAAGCTCGCCTGGGGCACCGACTTTCTGTTCATGCCGGCCCAGAACGTGAAGCAGAACTCCGACATCCTCAAGCTGAAGCAGTGGATGACGCCGCCCGAGATCCTCAAGCTGGTGACCCACGACAACGCCAAGCTGCTGGCGCTCTCCGGCCCCCGCAATCCCTACCCCGGTGCTCTGGGGGTGGTGAAGAGCGGTGCACTGGCCGATCTGCTGCTGGTGGATGGCAATCCGCTGGAGAATCTCGATCTGATCGGCGATCCCCAGAAGCGCTTTCTGGTGATCATGAAAGACGGCCGGATCTACAAGAACAGCCTGGCCGCTGCCGCGGCGGGTTGA
- a CDS encoding mechanosensitive ion channel family protein: MGLLLAAPSPAAAPAAAVSAQDKLPEGCATNPSWVTLEGRKVLELRRAIRSQDARVLARKSSSVLRLVAEDSTIQPQQFVVVEDPPYSLVGLESAHGAGMESLLAVDDRMAACFGKTRPQLADLYRDKLRSAVVDYRNRHSVTSWLRGTAQALLVLGIYVLWLRGQTHLERKLLAYIQERDPNQLSGVRLGGNTLLNAAQITRIQQTTLDVIHWSVLVVISYLLVPLLLSFFPPTTMLAAGLRSHILSMVGGLFASVVNAIPNLFTILVILVITGLVMRFSRRCFVALARGRIRFAWFYPEWAEPTSRIASVLILIAGLAISFPYIPGSDSKAFQGAGIFLGVLAALGSSSVTTNVISGLMLIYTRAFKEGDRVTINGVVGLVQERALLVTRVRTPRNELVSIPNATVISASVTNYSFARREIREPVALSSTITIGYDVPWRQVHELMLAAARSVPTITGERDPFVLQTSLNDFHISYEITAFLKNVSDYRAALSDLLAALQDQFAAAGVEILSPGYQAIRNGNKSTVPPLPT; encoded by the coding sequence TTGGGTCTTCTCCTTGCCGCCCCATCCCCAGCGGCGGCTCCTGCCGCAGCCGTTTCGGCCCAGGACAAGCTCCCGGAGGGCTGCGCCACCAACCCCAGCTGGGTAACGCTCGAGGGGCGAAAGGTGCTGGAGTTGCGGCGGGCCATCAGATCCCAGGATGCGCGGGTGCTGGCACGAAAAAGCAGCTCCGTGCTCCGCCTGGTGGCGGAGGATTCGACCATCCAGCCACAGCAGTTCGTGGTGGTGGAGGATCCCCCCTACTCGCTCGTGGGTCTGGAGAGCGCTCATGGGGCAGGGATGGAAAGCCTTTTGGCGGTGGATGACCGCATGGCCGCGTGCTTCGGCAAGACCCGCCCTCAGCTGGCCGACCTCTACCGCGACAAGCTACGCAGTGCTGTCGTGGACTACCGCAACAGACACAGCGTCACCAGCTGGCTTAGGGGCACAGCCCAGGCCCTTCTGGTGCTCGGCATCTACGTGCTCTGGCTGAGGGGACAGACACACCTTGAGCGGAAACTGCTGGCGTACATCCAGGAGCGTGACCCCAACCAGCTGAGCGGCGTGCGGCTGGGAGGGAACACCCTGCTCAACGCAGCCCAGATCACCCGAATTCAGCAGACCACCCTGGATGTCATCCACTGGAGTGTGTTGGTGGTGATCAGCTACTTGCTGGTCCCCCTGCTGCTGAGCTTCTTCCCACCCACCACCATGCTCGCTGCAGGTCTGAGATCCCACATCCTCAGCATGGTGGGCGGGCTGTTCGCCAGCGTGGTGAACGCCATCCCCAATCTGTTCACAATCCTGGTGATCCTCGTGATCACGGGGTTGGTGATGCGGTTCAGTCGGAGGTGCTTCGTGGCCCTGGCCCGAGGCAGGATCCGCTTCGCCTGGTTCTACCCAGAGTGGGCTGAGCCCACTTCCCGGATCGCCTCTGTGCTGATCCTGATCGCGGGTCTGGCGATCAGCTTCCCCTACATTCCTGGCTCCGACAGCAAGGCTTTCCAGGGAGCAGGCATCTTCCTCGGGGTACTGGCCGCACTGGGTTCAAGTTCGGTGACCACCAACGTGATCAGCGGCCTGATGCTGATCTACACCCGTGCCTTCAAAGAGGGGGATCGGGTGACAATCAACGGCGTGGTGGGACTGGTGCAGGAGCGAGCCCTGCTGGTGACGCGCGTGCGCACTCCGCGCAATGAACTCGTCAGCATCCCCAACGCCACCGTGATCTCCGCCTCGGTGACCAACTACAGCTTCGCCCGGAGGGAGATTCGCGAACCGGTAGCCCTCTCCAGCACCATCACGATCGGGTACGACGTGCCCTGGCGCCAGGTGCACGAACTCATGCTCGCAGCTGCCCGCAGTGTTCCCACGATCACGGGCGAGCGAGACCCCTTCGTGCTGCAGACCTCACTGAACGATTTCCACATCAGCTACGAGATCACAGCCTTTTTGAAGAATGTGTCCGATTACCGCGCGGCGCTCTCTGACCTCCTGGCTGCACTGCAGGACCAGTTCGCTGCCGCAGGTGTGGAAATCCTCTCGCCCGGCTATCAGGCCATTCGCAACGGCAACAAAAGCACGGTGCCGCCCCTACCGACCTGA
- the pdeM gene encoding ligase-associated DNA damage response endonuclease PdeM — protein sequence MTEHLPFLWRGHRLKLLGARAVWDPTQRLLLVADLHLGKAESFQAHGVPLPSDGDASTLNALIALAHRWQPAEVVVLGDLIHGRLGLTGELRQKIQALPELLGCPLTLIAGNHERGSWLEGLVQQPSSRRGPLWLSHGPEPLPVGGGELLQLCGHLHPVATVGDRSDRLRLPCFVHDAEAQRLVLPAFGKLTGGHPCEDHHQRWLVADGAIVAWLRPLPPERAPHRRG from the coding sequence TTGACGGAACACCTTCCCTTCCTCTGGCGCGGTCACAGGCTCAAGCTGCTGGGGGCGCGGGCGGTGTGGGATCCGACGCAACGTCTGCTGTTGGTGGCGGATCTGCACTTGGGCAAGGCCGAGTCGTTTCAGGCCCATGGCGTGCCGCTGCCCAGCGATGGCGATGCCTCCACCCTCAACGCCCTGATCGCGCTGGCGCACCGCTGGCAGCCGGCTGAGGTGGTGGTGCTGGGTGATCTGATCCACGGCCGGCTCGGCCTCACCGGCGAACTGCGTCAGAAGATCCAGGCCTTGCCGGAGCTGCTCGGTTGCCCGCTCACGCTGATCGCTGGCAACCACGAGCGGGGCAGCTGGCTGGAAGGGCTGGTGCAGCAGCCCAGCAGCCGTCGCGGCCCCCTCTGGCTGAGCCACGGACCGGAACCGCTGCCAGTGGGCGGGGGTGAACTGCTGCAGCTCTGCGGCCACCTGCATCCGGTGGCCACAGTCGGTGACCGCAGCGATCGGCTGCGCCTGCCCTGCTTCGTTCACGACGCGGAGGCTCAGCGCCTGGTGCTGCCCGCCTTCGGCAAGCTCACCGGCGGCCACCCCTGCGAAGACCACCATCAGCGCTGGCTGGTGGCCGACGGCGCGATCGTGGCCTGGCTCAGGCCGCTGCCGCCAGAGCGCGCACCACATCGCCGCGGGTGA
- a CDS encoding CBS domain-containing protein: MTTPVLSVTPETPLQQAVQLLSDHHISGLPVLDAAGALVGELTEQNLMVKESGFDAGPYVMLLDAVIYLRNPLDWDRQVHQVLGSTVGELMGAHPHTCSADLSLPDAARLLQDRSTQRLFVLEGDKLVGVLTRGDVVRALAAAA, translated from the coding sequence ATGACCACCCCGGTGTTGAGCGTGACGCCCGAAACCCCTCTGCAGCAGGCGGTGCAACTGCTGAGCGACCACCACATCAGCGGACTGCCGGTGCTGGATGCGGCGGGAGCGCTGGTGGGGGAGCTCACCGAACAGAACCTGATGGTGAAGGAGAGCGGCTTTGACGCCGGCCCCTACGTGATGCTGCTGGACGCGGTGATCTACCTGCGCAATCCGCTCGACTGGGATCGGCAGGTGCACCAGGTGCTGGGCAGCACGGTGGGTGAACTGATGGGTGCGCACCCCCACACCTGCAGTGCCGATCTGTCCTTGCCGGACGCGGCCCGGCTGCTGCAGGACCGCAGCACCCAGCGGCTGTTCGTGCTTGAGGGCGACAAGCTGGTGGGTGTGCTCACCCGCGGCGATGTGGTGCGCGCTCTGGCGGCAGCGGCCTGA
- a CDS encoding CDP-alcohol phosphatidyltransferase family protein yields MTPTPQHRPTGRPAASAARRLADGLTLARAVVGLPLLLLLAADQQGAAWFLLLLGGFSDWADGVLARRAGGGSAWGARLDPLTDKILISAPLLWLGAAGRLPLWAVWLLLARELLISGWRAGQGDGGPASRAGKAKTVLQFSALLLLLWPESWGLGLGQAGFVAGLRSAGWWLFWPSLALALSSALGYLSPAAPRRH; encoded by the coding sequence TTGACGCCGACACCCCAGCACCGCCCCACAGGCCGACCTGCCGCTTCTGCAGCCCGGCGCCTCGCCGATGGGCTCACGCTGGCGCGGGCCGTGGTCGGCTTGCCGCTGCTGCTGCTGCTGGCCGCCGATCAGCAGGGGGCGGCCTGGTTCCTGCTGCTGCTGGGCGGCTTCAGCGACTGGGCCGACGGCGTCCTAGCCCGCCGTGCCGGCGGCGGTTCCGCCTGGGGTGCTCGCCTCGATCCCCTCACCGACAAGATCCTGATCAGTGCACCGCTGCTGTGGCTGGGCGCCGCCGGACGGCTGCCGCTCTGGGCGGTGTGGCTGCTGCTGGCGCGCGAGCTGCTGATCTCCGGCTGGCGTGCCGGCCAGGGGGATGGCGGACCCGCCTCCCGCGCCGGCAAGGCCAAGACGGTGCTGCAGTTCAGCGCGCTGCTGCTGCTGCTCTGGCCCGAAAGCTGGGGGCTGGGCCTGGGCCAGGCCGGGTTTGTTGCCGGGCTGCGCAGCGCTGGTTGGTGGCTGTTCTGGCCCTCGCTGGCGCTGGCCCTGAGCTCGGCGCTGGGGTATCTCAGCCCAGCAGCGCCGCGTCGCCACTGA
- a CDS encoding NAD-dependent epimerase/dehydratase family protein, translated as MKILVMGGTRFIGKPLVAQLQGYGHALTLFTRGRNPVPAGVEHLVGDRSDAAALEPLRGRAFDVIIDSSGRNLDDSRAVVERTGPPAHRFVYVSSAGVYADSELWPLDETAPTDPACRHAGKLHTEDWLRAERIPFTSFRPTYIYGPGNYNPVESWFFDRLMHDQPVPLPGDGNTITQLGHVSDLATAMARCLEVEAATNRIYNCSGRKGVTFRGLVAAAARACGKDPAAVTIRSFDPSGLDPKARKAFPLRLAHFLTDVHRLERELAWTPAFDLDAGLADSYSNDYALRPAARPDFSGDAALLG; from the coding sequence GTGAAGATCCTGGTGATGGGTGGCACCCGCTTCATCGGTAAGCCCCTGGTGGCCCAGCTGCAGGGCTATGGCCATGCGCTCACCCTGTTCACCCGCGGCCGCAATCCGGTGCCGGCCGGGGTGGAGCATCTGGTGGGCGACCGCAGCGATGCCGCCGCGCTCGAACCGCTGCGGGGCCGTGCCTTCGACGTGATCATCGACAGCAGCGGCCGCAACCTCGACGACAGCCGGGCGGTGGTGGAGCGCACCGGCCCCCCCGCCCATCGCTTCGTATACGTGAGCTCGGCCGGCGTCTATGCCGACAGTGAGCTGTGGCCGCTGGATGAAACCGCCCCCACCGACCCCGCCTGCCGCCATGCCGGCAAGCTCCACACCGAAGACTGGCTGCGGGCCGAGCGCATCCCCTTCACCAGCTTCCGGCCCACCTACATCTACGGGCCCGGGAACTACAACCCGGTGGAGAGCTGGTTCTTCGACCGCCTCATGCACGACCAGCCGGTGCCCCTGCCCGGCGACGGCAACACCATCACCCAGCTGGGCCACGTGAGTGACCTGGCCACGGCCATGGCCCGCTGCCTGGAGGTGGAGGCCGCCACCAACCGGATCTACAACTGCTCGGGCCGCAAGGGCGTGACCTTCCGCGGACTGGTGGCGGCGGCGGCACGGGCCTGCGGCAAGGATCCGGCAGCGGTGACGATCCGCAGTTTCGATCCCTCGGGCCTCGACCCCAAGGCCCGCAAGGCCTTTCCCCTGCGCCTGGCCCATTTCCTCACCGATGTGCACCGGTTGGAGCGGGAGCTGGCCTGGACGCCGGCCTTCGATCTCGATGCCGGCCTGGCGGACAGCTACTCCAACGATTACGCCCTGCGCCCCGCCGCCCGGCCTGATTTCAGTGGCGACGCGGCGCTGCTGGGCTGA
- the hisA gene encoding 1-(5-phosphoribosyl)-5-[(5-phosphoribosylamino)methylideneamino]imidazole-4-carboxamide isomerase, which translates to MQIIPAIDLLDGHCVRLHQGDYDQVTRFNDDPVAQALDWQSQGAERLHLVDLDGARSGEPVNDAVVRAITAALRIPVQLGGGVRTAERAEALLAAGLERVILGTVAIEQPELVQALAARFPGRIVVGIDARGGKVATRGWLEDSAVEATALAASFKGSGVAAIVSTDIATDGTLAGPNLEALRAMAAASPVPVIASGGVGSVTDLLALLALEPLGVEAVIVGRALYDGAIDFREALQAVGPERLQDPIPPSVC; encoded by the coding sequence ATGCAGATCATTCCCGCCATCGACCTGCTCGACGGCCACTGCGTGCGGCTGCACCAGGGTGATTACGACCAGGTCACCCGCTTCAACGACGATCCGGTGGCGCAGGCCCTCGACTGGCAGAGCCAGGGGGCCGAGCGGCTGCATCTGGTGGATCTCGATGGCGCCCGCAGCGGTGAACCGGTCAACGATGCGGTGGTGCGCGCGATCACGGCGGCGCTCCGTATTCCGGTGCAGCTTGGCGGCGGTGTACGCACGGCAGAGCGGGCAGAGGCGCTGCTTGCCGCCGGCCTTGAGCGGGTGATCCTCGGCACGGTGGCGATCGAACAGCCGGAGCTGGTGCAGGCGCTGGCGGCCCGCTTCCCCGGCCGGATCGTGGTGGGCATCGATGCCCGAGGCGGCAAGGTGGCCACCCGGGGCTGGCTGGAGGACAGCGCCGTGGAGGCCACGGCGCTCGCGGCCAGCTTCAAAGGCAGCGGTGTGGCGGCGATCGTGAGCACCGACATCGCCACCGATGGCACCCTGGCCGGCCCGAACCTGGAGGCGCTCCGCGCGATGGCCGCCGCCAGCCCGGTGCCGGTGATCGCCTCCGGCGGCGTGGGTTCCGTCACCGATCTGCTGGCCTTGCTGGCCCTGGAGCCGCTGGGCGTGGAGGCGGTGATCGTGGGCCGGGCGCTCTACGACGGAGCGATCGACTTTCGTGAAGCCCTGCAGGCCGTGGGACCGGAGCGGTTACAGGATCCGATTCCGCCGAGCGTCTGCTAG
- a CDS encoding Fur family transcriptional regulator — MRLSRQRKLVLELLWRERRHLSARDIFERLNQQGRRIGHTSVYQNLEALQSAGVIECLDRANGRLYGYRSDPHSHLTCLVSGEIQDLDVVLPDDLVRRIEELTGYTIESYTLQLAGRPRQ; from the coding sequence ATGCGCCTCAGCCGCCAACGCAAGCTTGTGCTGGAACTGCTCTGGCGAGAGCGGCGCCACCTGAGTGCCCGCGACATCTTCGAGCGCCTCAATCAGCAAGGCCGCCGCATCGGCCATACCTCCGTCTATCAGAACCTTGAAGCCCTGCAGAGCGCTGGAGTGATCGAGTGCCTCGACCGCGCCAATGGCCGCCTCTACGGCTACCGCAGCGACCCCCACAGCCATCTCACCTGCCTGGTGAGCGGTGAAATCCAGGACCTTGACGTGGTGCTCCCCGACGACCTGGTCCGCCGCATCGAAGAGCTCACTGGCTACACGATCGAGTCGTACACCCTGCAGCTGGCCGGCCGGCCCCGCCAGTGA
- a CDS encoding DUF3685 domain-containing protein, which translates to MTPAPEDSPAKATNRPRILLFADPLLRDGLSRLLSAAPCAAEVFTDPAACSRAPQLLIWSVSAPVQPANMLRELQRLEERWQPAPLLLLLPAQPGCSSDWLLQLPVAGLLQDPDPDTLLAAVSTLLAGGRVVELQGDGAPAPEATPLMGPIGLGQWLLQSGLQQIDAELRLCRRLLTPPPDAFLLQLILEGRLRELGAARSLLLWLWGPLVLAWGDAQISDDGGLPSQAVIGDLPQPPASGSTAITLRQRTAEGVWSAIRQRLQESSLSGPLDPHAGTLFALQGLSVERRRDLLLALLGQLDQLLLRLRQERPATDTLEARWQALQPELRRLALRQVAGAYVRLPLDGVLLPVADHLSSTTVLTNDDPELPASLPMLNALMGGQPLLVDGRLLSPDEPTALLHLEALVSNWLIRTAELISAELLACCGDWPELRRYLLVNELLATRSLERLRNQLNAQQRWSSWFERPIQLYESRRLLYRLEAGRITPLLLTEPRDRELRQLGWLQQTVTLALEARDALAPQLQAFLRQLGDLLVVVLTQVIGRAIGLIGRGILQGMGKGINRP; encoded by the coding sequence GTGACACCAGCCCCTGAGGACTCTCCAGCCAAGGCAACTAACCGTCCCAGGATCCTGCTGTTCGCCGACCCCTTGCTGCGCGATGGCCTCAGCCGCCTGCTGAGTGCCGCGCCTTGTGCCGCCGAGGTGTTCACCGATCCGGCCGCCTGCAGCCGTGCGCCCCAGCTGCTGATCTGGAGCGTGAGCGCGCCGGTGCAGCCCGCCAACATGCTGCGAGAGCTGCAGCGATTGGAGGAGCGCTGGCAGCCTGCCCCGCTGCTGTTGCTGCTGCCCGCGCAGCCGGGTTGCTCCAGCGATTGGTTGCTGCAACTGCCCGTGGCCGGCCTTCTGCAGGACCCCGATCCGGACACCTTGCTGGCGGCCGTGAGCACCCTGCTGGCCGGTGGGCGAGTGGTGGAGCTTCAGGGCGACGGGGCTCCTGCCCCAGAGGCCACGCCGCTGATGGGGCCGATCGGGCTGGGGCAATGGCTGCTGCAGAGCGGCCTGCAGCAGATCGATGCGGAGCTGCGCCTCTGCCGTCGCCTGCTCACCCCGCCGCCGGACGCCTTCCTGCTGCAGTTGATCCTGGAGGGCCGGTTGCGCGAGCTGGGCGCCGCCCGCTCCTTGCTGCTCTGGCTGTGGGGGCCGCTGGTGCTGGCCTGGGGCGATGCCCAGATCAGCGACGACGGTGGACTGCCCAGCCAGGCTGTCATTGGCGACCTGCCGCAACCTCCGGCCAGCGGCAGCACGGCGATCACCCTGCGGCAACGCACCGCCGAAGGGGTGTGGAGCGCCATCCGCCAGCGGCTCCAGGAGTCCAGCCTGTCGGGGCCGCTCGATCCGCATGCCGGCACCCTGTTCGCGCTGCAGGGGCTCAGCGTGGAGCGGCGCCGCGACCTGCTGCTCGCCCTGCTGGGCCAGCTCGATCAGCTGCTGCTGCGGCTACGGCAGGAACGGCCGGCCACCGACACGCTTGAGGCCCGCTGGCAGGCGCTGCAGCCGGAACTGCGCCGCCTTGCCCTGCGGCAGGTGGCCGGGGCCTACGTGCGGCTTCCTCTCGATGGTGTGCTGCTGCCGGTGGCCGACCACCTCAGCAGCACCACCGTGCTCACCAACGACGACCCGGAACTGCCCGCCTCCCTGCCGATGCTGAATGCGCTGATGGGGGGTCAACCGCTGCTGGTGGACGGCCGCCTGCTGTCTCCCGATGAACCCACTGCCCTGCTGCACCTGGAAGCCCTGGTGAGCAACTGGCTGATCCGCACCGCCGAGCTGATCAGCGCCGAGCTGCTGGCCTGCTGCGGCGACTGGCCGGAACTGAGGCGCTACCTGTTAGTCAATGAGCTGCTGGCCACCCGCAGCCTCGAACGTCTGCGCAACCAGCTCAATGCCCAGCAGCGCTGGAGCAGCTGGTTCGAGCGCCCGATCCAGCTCTATGAGAGCCGGAGGCTGCTGTATCGGTTGGAGGCGGGCAGGATCACGCCGTTGCTGCTCACCGAACCCCGCGACCGGGAGCTACGGCAGCTGGGCTGGCTGCAACAGACGGTCACGCTGGCTCTTGAAGCCCGCGATGCCCTGGCACCACAGCTGCAGGCCTTCCTGCGCCAGCTGGGCGATCTGCTGGTGGTGGTGCTCACCCAGGTGATCGGCCGGGCCATCGGCCTGATCGGCCGGGGCATCCTGCAGGGAATGGGCAAAGGCATCAACCGTCCCTGA
- a CDS encoding thylakoid membrane photosystem I accumulation factor translates to MTPTRLPLRLLRSNAFPFLIRRSLALLVALFLLLAPRPALASLTTNSYDGNIFALYAGNGSLVPPRSTLAQARADHRPVVLVFYLDDSADSKQFAPVLSELQRLWGRTVELIPLTTDPLQGLADQGADDPVHYWNGTIPQVVVFDGDGKVLLDANGQVNTTTISAVLSKATGLEPAGGERATSTRSFNELNSEVVSGS, encoded by the coding sequence ATGACCCCAACCCGCCTCCCGCTTCGGTTGCTGCGCTCTAACGCCTTTCCCTTCCTGATCCGCCGCAGCCTGGCGCTGCTGGTGGCGCTGTTCCTGCTGCTGGCTCCAAGACCGGCTCTGGCCTCGCTCACCACCAACAGCTACGACGGCAACATCTTTGCTCTCTACGCGGGCAATGGCTCGCTGGTGCCACCCCGCAGCACGCTGGCCCAGGCCCGCGCCGACCATCGGCCTGTCGTGCTGGTGTTTTATCTCGATGACAGCGCCGACAGCAAACAGTTCGCGCCGGTGCTCTCGGAGCTGCAGCGCCTGTGGGGCCGCACGGTGGAGCTGATCCCCCTCACCACCGATCCGCTGCAGGGCCTGGCCGATCAGGGTGCTGACGATCCGGTGCACTACTGGAACGGCACCATTCCCCAGGTGGTTGTCTTTGATGGCGATGGCAAGGTGCTGCTTGACGCCAACGGACAGGTGAACACCACCACGATCAGTGCCGTGCTCAGCAAGGCCACCGGTCTGGAACCTGCCGGCGGCGAGCGGGCCACCAGCACCCGCAGCTTCAACGAGCTCAACAGCGAAGTGGTGTCCGGCAGCTGA